In a single window of the Caldilineales bacterium genome:
- a CDS encoding DUF433 domain-containing protein — protein sequence MTFLDTTEIAAMNWQERIVVDPNILVGKPVVKGTRLAVEFVVDLLAQGWSEAEILRNYPGLKREDIRACLAYVSDVLHAERVYPLLAVA from the coding sequence ATGACCTTTCTCGATACTACGGAGATTGCGGCAATGAACTGGCAGGAACGGATTGTGGTTGACCCCAACATCCTGGTTGGCAAACCGGTTGTCAAAGGCACGCGGCTGGCAGTGGAGTTCGTTGTTGATCTCCTTGCCCAGGGCTGGAGCGAAGCCGAGATTTTGCGCAACTATCCTGGCCTCAAGCGAGAAGATATCAGAGCTTGTTTGGCCTACGTCAGCGATGTCTTGCACGCTGAAAGGGTGTATCCGCTGCTTGCGGTTGCCTGA